One Thermovirga sp. genomic region harbors:
- a CDS encoding TAXI family TRAP transporter solute-binding subunit, with product MRRGLKILVLAMVMAGLVAGAASAVTFINIATGSTGGAYYPLGAAMAKIWNDNIEGIKASAQSTGGTVNNIQLMGSGEAETGFMDGLYYYAYLGRDKFEGNPQEYIRALVPLYPEPTQLMIAKGSGIKTLDDFKGKRVSIGAVASGTEVTARQLLRLAGIDPDKDIQAENLGVGDTATAFSDKRIDAAVMVGSLGMAGVVEAATLGVVEFIDVPDNIRDKVIAETPYWVPFTIPANYYSNQPNEVKTYASWNILAINKDVDGDLAYRMTKALFEHKDDLLAVRAMMDTMAPENIQYILIPMHYGARRYYDEVM from the coding sequence ATGAGAAGAGGTTTGAAGATCCTGGTCCTTGCGATGGTGATGGCTGGCCTCGTGGCAGGCGCCGCGTCGGCCGTGACATTTATCAACATCGCCACGGGAAGCACGGGAGGCGCCTATTATCCCCTTGGCGCGGCGATGGCCAAAATCTGGAACGATAACATCGAGGGCATAAAGGCCAGCGCCCAGTCCACCGGCGGCACTGTCAACAACATCCAGCTCATGGGCAGTGGTGAAGCGGAGACAGGGTTCATGGACGGTCTTTATTACTATGCCTACCTTGGAAGGGACAAATTTGAGGGCAACCCTCAGGAATACATCAGGGCCCTGGTTCCCCTCTACCCGGAGCCGACCCAGCTCATGATCGCCAAGGGAAGCGGCATCAAGACCCTCGATGATTTCAAAGGCAAAAGGGTTTCCATCGGGGCCGTCGCAAGCGGCACCGAGGTCACCGCGCGCCAACTGCTCAGGCTCGCGGGGATCGACCCCGACAAGGACATCCAGGCCGAGAACCTCGGGGTCGGCGACACGGCAACCGCCTTCAGCGACAAACGGATCGACGCCGCCGTGATGGTCGGTTCCCTCGGAATGGCGGGTGTTGTTGAAGCCGCAACCCTGGGGGTTGTCGAGTTTATCGATGTCCCCGACAACATTCGTGACAAGGTCATAGCCGAGACACCCTATTGGGTGCCCTTCACCATCCCGGCCAACTACTACTCCAACCAGCCCAACGAGGTCAAGACCTACGCCAGTTGGAACATCCTCGCCATCAACAAGGATGTCGACGGTGACCTGGCCTACCGGATGACCAAGGCCCTTTTCGAGCATAAGGATGATCTTCTGGCCGTACGGGCCATGATGGATACCATGGCTCCCGAAAATATTCAGTACATACTTATCCCGATGCACTATGGAGCCAGGAGGTATTACGACGAAGTGATGTAA